The following coding sequences are from one Lycium ferocissimum isolate CSIRO_LF1 chromosome 3, AGI_CSIRO_Lferr_CH_V1, whole genome shotgun sequence window:
- the LOC132049344 gene encoding presenilin-like protein At1g08700 yields the protein MDTGSILETIGLEIIGVMSPVSICMFLVVLIVYSLTSPTATSSFSDIRTAANLVYLEQPTDTTSQKLEGALLNAVVFVLLITLVTFLLVILYYYRFTNFLKYYIRFSAFFVLGSMGGSIFLTLIQHFNIPIDCFTFSVLLFNFTILGVISVFSQGVPILLNQMYMVALGIIVAAWFTKLPEWTTWVVLVALALYDLVAVLAPGGPLKMLVELASSRDEELPALVYEARPNVGSRNGNRGPNLGLLLAGFTNGDPIELRVMSSSENVVMNEVRSENVVMNEMRSENVVMNEMRSESEEIDGVREGETLPLIGGSNERDRSRTTGEIREINESDRSRGRVLEREIEEEEEERGRGVKLGLGDFVFYSVLVGRAAMYDLMTVYACYLAIISGLGCTLILLAVCRHALPALPISIALGVIFYFLTRLLMEPFVVGTSTNLLMF from the coding sequence ATGGACACCGGCAGCATCCTCGAAACAATCGGACTCGAAATCATAGGAGTAATGTCACCTGTCTCAATCTGTATGTTCCTCGTTGTCCTCATAGTCTACTCTCTCACCTCTCCCACCGCCACGTCATCATTCTCCGACATTCGTACAGCTGCTAACCTCGTATACCTCGAACAACCCACCGACACAACTTCCCAAAAACTCGAAGGTGCTCTCTTAAACGCTGTCGTTTTTGTACTCCTTATAACCCTAGTTACTTTCCTTTTAGTAATTCTTTACTATTACCGTTTTAccaatttcttaaaatattacATCCGTTTTTCAGCTTTTTTCGTTCTCGGGTCAATGGGCGGGTCAATTTTCTTAACCCTAATTCAACATTTCAATATCCCAATTGATTGTTTCACATTTTCGGTACTGCTTTTTAATTTTACGATTCTAGGGGTTATTTCGGTATTTTCACAAGGAGTTCCGATTTTGTTGAATCAAATGTATATGGTTGCTTTAGGGATTATTGTAGCTGCTTGGTTTACGAAATTACCTGAATGGACAACTTGGGTTGTGTTAGTTGCACTTGCTTTGTATGATTTAGTTGCGGTTTTAGCACCTGGTGGACCGTTGAAAATGTTGGTTGAGTTGGCTTCTAGTAGGGATGAAGAGTTGCCCGCATTGGTTTACGAGGCCCGGCCCAATGTGGGGTCGAGAAATGGGAATAGAGGTCCAAATTTAGGGCTTTTATTAGCCGGGTTTACGAATGGTGATCCTATTGAGCTTCGGGTCATGTCGAGTAGTGAAAATGTGGTTATGAATGAAGTGAGGAGTGAAAAtgttgttatgaatgaaatGAGGAGTGAAAATGTGGTTATGAATGAAATGAGAAGTGAAAGTGAAGAGATTGATGGTGTTAGAGAGGGTGAAACGTTACCATTGATTGGTGGTAGTAATGAAAGAGATAGGTCGAGGACCACTGGAGAGATAAGGGAAATTAACGAGAGTGATCGGAGTCGGGGTCGGGTTTTGGAGAGGGAAATtgaggaagaggaggaggaaaGAGGGAGGGGGGTAAAGCTTGGTTTAGGTGACTTTGTTTTCTATAGTGTGTTGGTGGGGAGAGCTGCAATGTATGATTTGATGACTGTTTATGCTTGTTATCTTGCTATTATATCCGGATTAGGCTGCACGCTTATACTTTTAGCTGTGTGTCGACATGCCTTGCCAGCGCTTCCTATATCCATTGCGTTGGGGGTTATCTTTTACTTCTTGACAAGGCTGCTGATGGAACCGTTTGTCGTTGGGACTTCGACGAATCTTTTGATGTTTTAA